The following coding sequences are from one Pirellulales bacterium window:
- a CDS encoding DUF2178 domain-containing protein produces the protein MNAMEKVAWTELIISAVTVFVVAALTPWLGAAATAGFALLGLIVVAGLFLRKRGRQVIVDERDREIAKKAKDISIGLSWMTLVTVLAVSVTWASVKSDRAISTVLLNWLIWSQFVIVYGTHGLVSVLLYRRPRHAA, from the coding sequence ATGAACGCGATGGAAAAGGTAGCGTGGACGGAATTGATTATCTCGGCGGTCACGGTGTTCGTCGTTGCCGCGCTCACGCCGTGGCTCGGTGCGGCAGCTACCGCCGGTTTTGCGCTACTGGGACTGATCGTTGTGGCCGGGCTGTTTTTGAGGAAGCGCGGCCGACAGGTCATCGTCGACGAACGAGATCGCGAAATCGCCAAAAAGGCGAAAGACATCAGCATCGGGCTCTCATGGATGACGCTCGTGACGGTTCTGGCGGTAAGCGTAACTTGGGCTAGCGTAAAGAGCGACCGTGCGATTTCCACGGTGCTGCTGAATTGGCTCATCTGGAGCCAGTTTGTCATTGTCTACGGCACGCACGGCCTGGTCTCGGTGCTGCTGTACCGGAGGCCGCGGCATGCCGCGTAA
- a CDS encoding helix-turn-helix transcriptional regulator, translating into MPRKKEPTLSNCIRKLRTAGAGMTQQELADRVGVTRQTIVALEGGAYTPSLPLALRIARTFKKTTEEVFQLDE; encoded by the coding sequence ATGCCGCGTAAGAAGGAACCTACCCTGAGCAATTGCATTCGCAAACTGCGAACAGCCGGGGCAGGGATGACCCAGCAAGAATTGGCGGACCGAGTCGGTGTCACGCGACAAACGATCGTCGCCTTGGAAGGAGGCGCCTACACGCCCTCGCTACCGCTGGCTCTACGAATTGCGCGGACGTTCAAAAAGACGACCGAGGAAGTGTTCCAACTCGACGAATAG